Proteins from one Thermosipho japonicus genomic window:
- a CDS encoding SoxR reducing system RseC family protein, with protein MKELFTIAKVDEKYIYLERDTSACGSCAISGSCNVKSVEQLKVEKDNKFEYFPGDFVILDLKYRPALLAFILYGLPVILLVFGVGLGTYLKLSDYFSFLIGLLFMSGAFAVFRIWDKRYKPKIVDVRHVNKGGVG; from the coding sequence ATGAAAGAATTATTTACTATAGCAAAAGTAGATGAAAAATATATTTATCTTGAACGTGACACAAGTGCTTGTGGTTCATGTGCAATATCAGGTAGTTGTAATGTAAAGTCTGTAGAGCAATTAAAAGTGGAAAAAGATAATAAATTTGAGTATTTTCCTGGAGATTTTGTTATTTTAGATTTAAAATATCGTCCAGCTTTGCTTGCTTTTATTTTGTACGGACTTCCAGTGATACTTTTAGTTTTTGGGGTAGGTCTTGGAACGTATTTAAAACTTTCTGATTATTTTAGCTTTTTGATAGGTCTTTTATTTATGAGTGGGGCTTTTGCAGTGTTTAGAATTTGGGATAAAAGATATAAACCGAAAATAGTTGATGTTAGACATGTAAACAAGGGGGGAGTAGGTTGA
- a CDS encoding DAK2 domain-containing protein: MDKITAKELKYLFMKGAENLLKHKDEINALNVFPVPDGDTGSNMSSTLLEGCKYLESVEDERADKIIEAIRNGTLMGARGNSGVILSQIFRGFTDYLKGKTEITIEDFAYAFKSAKEVAYGAVMKPVEGTILTAIRYLAENVDYLIDSSDFKEFFEKVLEVLDKAVKDTPSMLKKLKEAGVVDAGAKGLYYIAEGFYKYIQGEKEIDLNIKTTTMPVEEINIIPEDLKFQYCTELIIKAYETLEADKEEELRNFLYEIGDSVVFFVQDSVIKLHVHTNNPGSVIEKFLTVGELMKVKIDNMKMQHEHFVSKEVEQEKKKIGIVAVSPGEGISRILKDLGVDQIVFGGQTMNPSTADLKAAVESVNAENVFVFPNNSNIILAAKQVAETVKDKAVYVVESKNVQECIAALIRNIPDEEPEKLFEVFKEAILEVVTISITRAVRNAKLKGEKIKKDEYLIFLNNDFSVHDMDFRIALEKTFEKIEDIEDREIVTAIIGKDATAVEIDIFESFISNIYPDLELETYEGGQAHYPFLILIE; this comes from the coding sequence TTGGATAAAATAACAGCCAAAGAGCTGAAATATTTATTTATGAAAGGTGCAGAAAATCTTTTAAAACATAAAGACGAGATAAATGCACTAAATGTTTTTCCGGTTCCAGATGGTGACACCGGGTCAAATATGTCATCAACACTTTTGGAAGGTTGTAAATATCTTGAGAGTGTGGAAGATGAAAGAGCAGATAAGATAATAGAAGCTATAAGAAATGGAACATTGATGGGTGCGCGAGGGAATTCTGGAGTAATCTTGTCGCAAATTTTTAGAGGATTTACAGATTACTTGAAAGGAAAGACTGAAATAACGATAGAAGATTTTGCATACGCATTTAAAAGTGCAAAAGAAGTCGCATATGGTGCAGTTATGAAGCCAGTAGAGGGTACTATCTTGACTGCTATAAGGTATTTGGCTGAGAATGTTGATTATTTAATTGACAGCAGTGATTTTAAAGAATTTTTTGAAAAAGTGCTTGAAGTTTTAGATAAGGCAGTTAAAGATACACCTAGTATGTTGAAAAAATTAAAGGAAGCAGGTGTTGTTGATGCTGGTGCAAAGGGATTATATTATATTGCTGAAGGGTTTTATAAATATATACAAGGCGAAAAAGAAATAGATTTGAATATAAAAACTACAACAATGCCAGTAGAAGAAATCAATATAATTCCTGAAGATTTAAAATTTCAATACTGTACCGAATTGATAATAAAGGCTTATGAGACTTTAGAAGCTGATAAGGAAGAGGAGTTAAGAAACTTTTTGTATGAAATTGGAGATTCAGTAGTATTTTTCGTTCAAGATAGTGTAATCAAGTTACATGTGCATACCAATAACCCTGGAAGTGTAATAGAAAAGTTCTTAACAGTTGGAGAATTGATGAAAGTTAAAATAGATAATATGAAAATGCAACATGAGCATTTTGTTTCAAAAGAAGTAGAACAAGAGAAAAAGAAAATAGGAATAGTAGCTGTGTCTCCTGGTGAAGGGATTTCAAGAATTTTAAAAGATTTAGGGGTTGACCAGATAGTTTTTGGCGGTCAAACAATGAATCCAAGTACTGCCGATTTGAAAGCTGCAGTTGAAAGTGTTAATGCCGAAAATGTGTTTGTTTTTCCAAACAATTCAAATATTATACTTGCTGCAAAACAGGTTGCAGAGACTGTTAAAGATAAAGCTGTATACGTTGTTGAGAGTAAGAATGTTCAAGAATGTATTGCAGCATTGATTAGGAATATTCCTGATGAAGAACCAGAAAAATTGTTTGAAGTTTTTAAAGAAGCAATTTTAGAAGTTGTAACTATATCTATTACTAGAGCGGTTAGAAATGCAAAATTGAAAGGTGAGAAGATAAAGAAAGATGAGTATCTTATCTTTTTAAATAATGATTTTTCAGTACATGATATGGATTTTAGAATTGCACTTGAAAAGACGTTTGAAAAAATTGAAGATATTGAAGATAGGGAAATTGTGACAGCAATAATTGGAAAGGATGCAACAGCAGTAGAAATTGATATTTTTGAAAGCTTTATTTCAAATATATATCCAGATTTAGAACTTGAAACATATGAAGGTGGGCAGGCGCACTATCCATTTTTAATTTTGATTGAATAA
- the gatC gene encoding Asp-tRNA(Asn)/Glu-tRNA(Gln) amidotransferase subunit GatC — protein sequence MKIDEKLIEEIAKLARLEIENKQEFINEMQKIVDYFELLNNVDTEGIEPMYTPLESSASLRENGVVNFENVESIRKNFPEREGNYLKVPGIHK from the coding sequence TTGAAAATAGATGAAAAGTTGATTGAAGAAATTGCAAAATTAGCAAGACTGGAAATTGAAAATAAGCAAGAATTTATTAATGAAATGCAAAAAATAGTTGATTATTTTGAATTATTGAATAATGTTGATACAGAAGGTATTGAGCCAATGTATACTCCTCTAGAGTCTAGTGCATCTCTTAGGGAAAATGGTGTTGTTAATTTTGAAAATGTAGAAAGTATAAGGAAGAATTTTCCTGAAAGAGAAGGTAATTATCTAAAAGTACCAGGAATACACAAGTAG
- the smpB gene encoding SsrA-binding protein SmpB yields MKVIATNKKAYSDYNILETYEAGIELRGTEVKSLRESGANFKDSFCRIKNGEVFLLNLNIPQYRNGNLNNHDPERPRRLLLHKKEIHRLIGKVKEQGLTIIPTKIYFNSRGLVKVEIAVAKGKKKYDKREDIKKKEINRKINEYLKRNR; encoded by the coding sequence ATGAAAGTAATAGCTACAAACAAAAAAGCATATTCAGATTACAATATTTTGGAAACATATGAAGCAGGAATTGAACTTAGGGGAACAGAGGTTAAATCTTTAAGAGAGTCGGGAGCGAATTTTAAAGACAGCTTTTGTCGAATTAAAAATGGAGAGGTTTTTCTTTTAAATTTAAATATTCCACAATATAGAAATGGCAATTTAAATAACCATGATCCAGAAAGACCTAGAAGATTGTTACTTCACAAAAAGGAGATTCATAGACTTATTGGTAAAGTTAAGGAACAAGGGCTTACCATAATACCTACAAAGATTTATTTTAACTCAAGAGGATTAGTAAAAGTTGAGATCGCTGTTGCAAAGGGAAAGAAAAAGTATGATAAAAGAGAAGATATTAAAAAGAAAGAAATTAATAGAAAAATAAATGAATATTTAAAAAGAAATAGGTAA
- the csrA gene encoding carbon storage regulator CsrA, whose product MLVLSRKIGQSIIIGNDIEIKILKIDGGEIKIGIEAPKDIKVLRKELYEELLKENKEAVKFDIKNLPGFFKKK is encoded by the coding sequence GTGCTTGTTTTATCAAGAAAAATAGGTCAGAGCATAATAATTGGTAATGATATAGAAATTAAAATCTTAAAGATAGATGGTGGAGAAATAAAGATAGGAATAGAAGCACCAAAAGATATTAAGGTTTTAAGAAAGGAATTATATGAAGAACTTTTAAAAGAAAATAAAGAGGCAGTAAAATTTGATATAAAGAATTTACCTGGATTTTTTAAGAAAAAATAG
- the deoC gene encoding deoxyribose-phosphate aldolase, producing MDIKKIVEEKIREFKESYKFELKNIEVRDVNKYIEHTNLKATATEEDILKLCQQAKEYNFRGVCVNPSFVPLVKKQLDGTDVKLVTVIGFPLGATSTKAKVEETKVAVADGADEVDMVIHIGYLKQKNYEYIYDDIKAVVEAANVPVKVIIETCYLTDEEKVAACVISKEAGAAFVKTSTGFGTAGAKVEDVNLMRWVVGEGMGVKASGGVKTYEDAVNMIKAGANSIGTSSGIDIVKGR from the coding sequence ATGGATATAAAAAAAATTGTGGAGGAAAAAATTAGAGAGTTTAAAGAAAGCTACAAGTTTGAATTAAAGAACATAGAAGTTAGAGATGTTAATAAGTACATTGAACATACAAACTTAAAGGCCACGGCAACTGAAGAAGATATTTTGAAGTTATGTCAGCAAGCAAAAGAATATAACTTTAGAGGTGTATGTGTAAATCCTTCGTTTGTACCTCTTGTTAAAAAACAATTAGATGGAACGGATGTTAAATTAGTTACAGTTATAGGTTTTCCGTTGGGAGCAACATCTACAAAAGCAAAGGTAGAAGAAACGAAAGTTGCAGTTGCAGATGGTGCTGACGAAGTTGATATGGTAATTCACATTGGCTACCTAAAACAAAAAAATTATGAGTATATTTATGACGACATTAAGGCTGTTGTTGAAGCTGCCAATGTGCCTGTTAAGGTTATTATTGAAACATGTTATTTGACTGATGAAGAAAAAGTAGCAGCATGTGTGATTTCTAAAGAGGCAGGCGCAGCATTTGTTAAGACATCTACAGGTTTTGGAACAGCTGGAGCAAAGGTTGAAGATGTAAATTTAATGAGATGGGTTGTTGGAGAAGGTATGGGTGTCAAGGCATCTGGTGGTGTAAAAACATATGAGGATGCAGTAAATATGATAAAGGCAGGTGCAAATAGTATTGGAACAAGTTCTGGAATTGATATAGTTAAAGGTAGGTGA
- the glgD gene encoding glucose-1-phosphate adenylyltransferase subunit GlgD → MKVLGLILAGGKSENLGKLVYKRASAALPIAGKYRAIDFTLSNMVNSGIIKVGVLTQYNPRSLMDHLGSGKEWDLDRKKGGLFILQPYIGFSGEYWYKGTADAIFQNMTILRRGEEDYVLIGSGDHIYKMNYSDLYMYHFSKGADITLITKELDDTYDISQYGSVIVDENMKITKFYEKVKNPPTRRAFLGIYFINKHLLMELLYSTVPNGGNDLLLDVILPRLDELNVYAYDFKGYWRNIKKGVDEYFKINMDIINDRNVREELFYQNGKVYTKLKDFPPAKFTSNSEVVNSIVADGSIISGSVKNSVLFRGTVVKAGAKIENSIIMQGTVIEEGAVVKNAILDKDCHVREGQVIIGEDELVVLEKRTII, encoded by the coding sequence TTGAAAGTATTAGGCTTAATTCTTGCAGGAGGAAAAAGTGAGAATCTTGGAAAGCTAGTTTACAAACGTGCAAGTGCAGCCCTACCTATAGCTGGGAAATATAGAGCAATAGATTTTACTTTGAGTAACATGGTTAATTCTGGAATTATAAAAGTGGGAGTTCTTACACAATATAACCCTAGAAGTTTAATGGATCACCTTGGCTCTGGTAAAGAATGGGATTTGGATAGGAAAAAAGGTGGTTTATTTATTTTGCAACCTTATATAGGTTTTTCTGGTGAATATTGGTATAAAGGTACTGCAGATGCAATATTTCAAAATATGACCATACTAAGACGTGGAGAAGAGGATTATGTATTGATAGGCTCTGGAGATCATATTTACAAAATGAATTATAGCGATCTTTATATGTATCATTTTTCAAAAGGTGCGGATATAACTCTTATAACAAAAGAACTTGATGATACGTACGACATAAGTCAATATGGAAGTGTTATTGTAGATGAAAATATGAAAATTACTAAATTTTATGAAAAAGTAAAGAATCCGCCAACTAGAAGAGCATTTTTGGGGATATACTTTATCAATAAGCATCTTTTGATGGAGTTGCTATATTCGACGGTGCCTAATGGAGGAAATGATCTTTTACTAGATGTTATATTGCCTCGACTTGATGAACTTAATGTTTATGCATATGATTTTAAGGGATATTGGAGAAATATTAAAAAGGGTGTTGATGAATATTTCAAAATAAATATGGATATTATTAATGATAGAAATGTAAGGGAAGAATTGTTTTATCAAAATGGTAAAGTGTACACTAAATTAAAAGATTTTCCACCTGCAAAATTTACATCCAATTCAGAAGTTGTAAACTCTATAGTTGCAGATGGTAGTATTATTTCAGGTAGTGTGAAAAATTCTGTTTTGTTTAGAGGTACGGTTGTAAAGGCTGGTGCAAAAATAGAAAATTCAATAATTATGCAAGGTACTGTAATTGAGGAGGGTGCTGTTGTAAAGAATGCTATCCTGGATAAAGATTGCCATGTTAGAGAAGGTCAAGTTATAATTGGAGAAGATGAATTAGTAGTACTTGAGAAGAGGACTATAATATAG
- the dxs gene encoding 1-deoxy-D-xylulose-5-phosphate synthase, which translates to MDYISYIRRMDYDELDNFAEHIREYIIDVISKNGGHLASNLGVVELTLALYRVYNPYEDFIIWDTGHQTYTHKLLTGRWGLFSTIRRFNGLSGYTNIFESHVDRFGAGHVGTAISAALGIEQALRLNNSSANVVVVIGDGALTSGQSLEALNQIKTLNSKIKIIVNNNSMSISKNVGALSHLFDKLRSSKVYLETKKTLKKSVSFELKNELKRIRDAIKVSISGEDFFEGLGLKHFGPVDGHNLKELEEELRRIKDYDYPTILTVNTVKGKGFENSEVDPESFHSAGKFDVSSGVFIKNKGIISYSEAFGKMLTKIAEKDEKVVAITAAMKSGTGLTEFAKRFPERFFDLGITEQMCVTFAGGMSTLGFKPVFAVYSTFLQRGFDQIIHDIALQNLPVIFAIDRAGVVGEDGPTHHGVFDIAYLKMIPNMKIYAPMDIQDLLNIMHTIFKFNIDGPVAIRYPRDYEFGKFEELYDKIRLVDLDKWQILNEGKDIAIIATGYPTKSALSVAERNGWTLVYARSVKPIDVETLGWVFENHEEVFSIEEGVINGGFGESLSRYGEIRILGIEDRFVPHGSRKELLKLLKLDEEGIENQIKGIVERRKNYEDSNRTW; encoded by the coding sequence GTGGATTATATTTCTTATATAAGAAGAATGGATTACGATGAGTTAGATAATTTTGCAGAGCACATAAGAGAATATATTATAGATGTCATATCAAAAAATGGTGGCCATCTTGCGTCAAACTTAGGTGTGGTTGAGCTAACTCTTGCACTTTATAGAGTTTACAACCCCTATGAAGATTTCATTATTTGGGATACAGGGCATCAAACTTACACTCACAAGTTGTTAACTGGAAGATGGGGTTTGTTTTCAACTATTCGAAGATTTAATGGTTTGAGTGGATATACAAACATTTTTGAATCTCATGTTGATAGATTTGGTGCAGGGCATGTCGGAACGGCTATTTCTGCTGCACTAGGAATTGAGCAGGCATTGCGATTAAATAATAGCAGTGCAAATGTAGTAGTAGTTATTGGTGATGGTGCTCTAACCTCTGGTCAATCACTTGAGGCATTAAATCAAATTAAGACTTTAAATTCGAAGATAAAAATAATTGTTAATAATAATTCTATGTCAATATCAAAAAATGTAGGTGCGCTATCTCACCTTTTTGACAAGCTTAGATCAAGTAAAGTGTATTTAGAAACCAAAAAAACTTTAAAAAAATCTGTGAGTTTTGAATTAAAGAATGAATTGAAACGGATAAGAGATGCTATAAAGGTTTCAATTAGCGGAGAAGATTTCTTTGAGGGGCTTGGGTTGAAACATTTTGGACCTGTTGATGGGCATAATTTGAAAGAACTAGAAGAAGAATTAAGACGAATTAAAGATTATGATTATCCTACAATACTAACTGTTAATACAGTTAAAGGTAAAGGTTTTGAAAATTCAGAAGTTGATCCTGAAAGTTTTCATAGTGCGGGTAAATTTGATGTTTCATCGGGAGTTTTCATAAAAAATAAGGGAATAATTTCGTATAGTGAAGCATTTGGTAAAATGTTAACTAAAATTGCAGAAAAAGATGAAAAGGTTGTGGCAATTACCGCTGCCATGAAGAGTGGAACGGGTTTAACTGAATTTGCAAAAAGATTTCCAGAAAGATTTTTTGATCTTGGAATAACAGAGCAAATGTGTGTCACATTTGCTGGAGGAATGTCTACTTTGGGTTTTAAACCTGTTTTTGCTGTGTATTCTACCTTTTTGCAAAGAGGGTTTGATCAAATAATTCATGATATAGCTCTCCAGAATCTCCCAGTAATTTTTGCAATTGACAGAGCTGGTGTAGTGGGTGAGGATGGGCCAACTCATCATGGAGTTTTTGATATTGCATACTTGAAAATGATTCCAAATATGAAGATTTATGCACCGATGGATATTCAAGATTTGCTTAATATAATGCATACTATTTTTAAGTTTAATATAGATGGACCGGTTGCAATAAGATACCCACGTGATTATGAATTTGGGAAATTTGAAGAATTATATGATAAAATAAGATTGGTTGATCTGGATAAATGGCAAATTTTAAATGAAGGAAAAGATATTGCTATTATTGCAACTGGATATCCTACAAAATCAGCACTTTCCGTTGCAGAGAGGAATGGATGGACTTTAGTGTATGCAAGGTCGGTAAAACCAATCGATGTGGAAACTTTAGGTTGGGTTTTTGAAAATCACGAGGAAGTTTTTTCCATCGAAGAAGGAGTTATAAATGGTGGTTTTGGAGAGTCTCTGAGCAGGTATGGAGAGATTAGAATATTAGGAATTGAAGATAGATTTGTACCACATGGAAGTAGAAAAGAACTTTTAAAACTGCTAAAGCTTGATGAAGAGGGGATTGAAAATCAGATAAAAGGTATTGTTGAAAGGAGGAAGAATTATGAAGATTCAAACAGAACTTGGTGA
- the fliW gene encoding flagellar assembly protein FliW: protein MKYNTRLGEIEINENEIITFEKGIPGFEHLRKFSVISLKDTLPILWLVSLEDKNISLPIIDPWIVDKNYEIEISDEDIKELEIEDKEKVAVWAILTIPSGHPEDTTVNLRAPIVINMEKGKGKQIILDTEKYKIKHKLSEFSFQE from the coding sequence TTGAAATATAATACTAGATTAGGGGAAATTGAGATAAATGAAAATGAAATAATAACTTTTGAAAAAGGGATTCCTGGTTTTGAGCACTTGAGAAAATTTTCTGTGATCTCATTAAAAGATACTTTGCCAATACTTTGGCTTGTATCTCTTGAGGATAAAAATATTTCACTTCCAATAATTGATCCATGGATTGTTGATAAAAATTATGAGATTGAGATTTCTGATGAAGATATAAAAGAGCTTGAGATAGAGGATAAGGAAAAAGTTGCTGTATGGGCTATTTTAACTATACCATCTGGGCACCCAGAAGATACCACAGTAAATTTAAGAGCACCAATAGTTATTAATATGGAAAAAGGAAAAGGAAAACAGATCATTTTAGACACGGAAAAGTATAAAATAAAACACAAACTTTCGGAGTTTTCTTTTCAAGAATGA
- a CDS encoding Asp23/Gls24 family envelope stress response protein, translating into MKIQTELGELDITLNAIRKLVYFAILETYGPVSISSDSWFSKLLSSEESRVKIQEDEFGHVKVDAYVELEYGTKISEVGRNIIENVKHKLQNLAGCESVEVNVHVIDVK; encoded by the coding sequence ATGAAGATTCAAACAGAACTTGGTGAACTTGATATTACGTTAAATGCAATTAGAAAATTAGTATATTTTGCAATTTTAGAAACTTACGGTCCCGTAAGTATTTCTTCAGATAGCTGGTTTTCAAAACTACTGAGTAGTGAGGAAAGTAGAGTTAAGATTCAAGAAGATGAATTTGGACACGTTAAAGTTGATGCTTATGTAGAATTGGAATATGGTACAAAAATTTCAGAGGTCGGAAGGAATATTATAGAAAATGTGAAACATAAACTTCAAAATTTAGCTGGCTGTGAAAGTGTTGAAGTAAATGTCCATGTTATAGACGTGAAATAG
- a CDS encoding glucose-1-phosphate adenylyltransferase — MKNVVALILAGGQGTRLGVLTEKIAKPAVQFGGKYRLIDFTLSNCVNSGIYKIGVLTQYKPHLLNQHIGIGKPWDLDRKDGGVTILQPYYTEKKGVWYNGTADAVYRNIEFVDDYNPEYVVILSGDHIYSMDYNELLDYHKAKSALATVACMEVPLSEASRFGIMVTDLENRIIEFQEKPKQPKSTLASLGIYVFQWSFIREALIEDAKNDQSSHDFGKDIIPKIIQTERVFAFPFDGYWKDVGTIYSYWESNLELTRPIPPFNIHDENWRIYTHSKEMPPAYIADSTKVKNSLISEGCEIYGAVSNSVLAQGVEIGKGSIVKNSVIMSNVRIGENCYIENAIIAENVVIGDFVKIGVGEFAESKLNKKVYNSEITVIGMDSIIESKVEIGKNCVVGIDKIVNKNLSSGDYV; from the coding sequence GTGAAGAATGTTGTTGCGCTTATTTTAGCTGGTGGTCAAGGTACAAGACTTGGAGTATTAACTGAAAAGATAGCAAAACCTGCCGTTCAATTTGGAGGGAAATATAGACTTATTGATTTTACATTAAGTAATTGTGTTAATTCAGGAATTTATAAAATCGGAGTTTTGACACAATATAAACCACATCTTTTGAATCAGCATATAGGAATAGGTAAACCTTGGGATTTAGATAGAAAAGATGGAGGAGTAACTATTTTACAGCCCTATTATACTGAAAAAAAGGGTGTTTGGTATAATGGTACAGCAGATGCTGTTTATAGGAATATAGAATTTGTAGATGATTATAATCCGGAATATGTTGTTATTTTATCAGGAGATCATATCTACTCAATGGACTATAATGAACTACTTGATTATCATAAAGCTAAAAGTGCACTTGCAACTGTTGCGTGTATGGAAGTTCCACTATCCGAAGCTAGTAGATTTGGTATAATGGTTACTGATCTTGAAAATAGAATAATAGAATTTCAAGAAAAACCTAAACAGCCTAAATCAACACTTGCTTCATTAGGAATTTATGTTTTCCAGTGGAGTTTTATAAGAGAAGCATTAATTGAAGATGCGAAAAATGATCAGAGCTCTCATGATTTTGGTAAAGATATCATTCCAAAGATTATTCAAACAGAAAGAGTTTTTGCATTTCCATTTGATGGTTATTGGAAAGATGTAGGAACAATTTATTCATACTGGGAATCTAACTTAGAACTCACAAGACCAATACCACCGTTTAACATTCATGATGAAAATTGGCGTATTTATACTCATTCTAAAGAAATGCCACCTGCTTACATAGCAGATAGTACAAAAGTTAAAAATTCACTGATTAGTGAAGGATGTGAAATTTATGGTGCGGTTTCAAATTCTGTTCTTGCGCAAGGTGTGGAAATTGGGAAAGGTTCAATTGTCAAAAATTCAGTTATAATGAGTAATGTAAGAATTGGTGAAAATTGCTATATTGAAAATGCTATAATTGCTGAAAATGTGGTAATTGGAGATTTTGTAAAGATTGGAGTTGGAGAATTTGCAGAAAGCAAATTAAATAAAAAGGTTTACAATTCAGAAATAACTGTTATTGGTATGGATAGTATTATTGAAAGTAAAGTTGAAATTGGTAAAAACTGTGTTGTTGGAATTGATAAGATTGTAAATAAGAATTTAAGTTCAGGTGATTATGTATAG
- a CDS encoding alpha/beta hydrolase, whose product MIYSIKKGEPRKGWVVVVHGLGEHIGRYEKLIDGLADRGYAVLGFDLPGHGKSPGKRGHTSIEEVISVINDLTNENNIEKFHIFGHSLGGLISIRYTQENLQRVRSLVVSSPALFLSPKFSQLLLLNLFSIIYPALTLRNGIDPKDLSRNEEAVEKYISDELVHDKISIKLARSLLKNVKLAHEKVGIISVPTMILVGTADKVTPPQGSYLFFNNLQLMKENKKLVRFEGAYHEIFEDNEWSEEFYSTIFEWYEMR is encoded by the coding sequence TTGATATATTCGATTAAAAAAGGTGAACCTAGAAAGGGATGGGTCGTTGTAGTTCATGGACTTGGAGAGCATATTGGAAGGTATGAAAAATTAATTGATGGTTTAGCTGACAGGGGGTACGCTGTTCTTGGTTTTGACCTTCCTGGTCATGGAAAAAGTCCAGGAAAGCGGGGACATACATCTATTGAAGAGGTTATATCTGTAATAAATGATCTAACTAATGAAAATAACATTGAAAAGTTTCATATCTTTGGCCACAGTTTAGGCGGTCTAATTTCAATTAGATACACCCAAGAAAACTTACAAAGAGTCAGATCTTTAGTAGTTTCTTCTCCGGCATTATTTCTTTCACCAAAGTTTTCACAACTTTTACTTTTAAATTTATTTAGCATAATTTATCCAGCGCTTACGTTAAGAAATGGAATAGATCCAAAAGATTTATCCAGGAATGAGGAAGCTGTTGAGAAATATATAAGTGATGAGCTTGTACATGATAAGATAAGTATAAAACTTGCAAGAAGTTTATTAAAAAATGTAAAATTGGCCCATGAAAAAGTGGGGATTATTTCTGTACCGACTATGATACTTGTTGGTACTGCTGACAAAGTTACGCCACCACAGGGTAGCTATTTATTTTTCAATAATTTACAGCTTATGAAGGAAAATAAAAAATTAGTTAGATTTGAAGGCGCTTATCACGAAATATTTGAAGATAATGAATGGTCTGAAGAATTTTATTCTACGATCTTTGAATGGTATGAAATGAGGTGA